The following are from one region of the Thiocapsa rosea genome:
- a CDS encoding DUF1640 domain-containing protein, with protein sequence MATTSFDTLKFVEKLKSGGISEDRAKVISEAFRDASGEAELITKKDLQIELAPVRSDISLIKWMMGILLGGVMALLLKSFFPA encoded by the coding sequence ATGGCCACCACCTCCTTCGATACATTGAAATTTGTCGAGAAGCTCAAATCAGGGGGAATTTCTGAGGATCGGGCGAAGGTCATCTCCGAAGCGTTCCGGGATGCGTCCGGAGAAGCAGAGCTGATCACAAAGAAAGACCTGCAGATCGAACTTGCGCCCGTCCGGTCGGACATCAGCCTCATCAAGTGGATGATGGGGATCCTGCTCGGAGGCGTGATGGCCCTTTTGCTCAAGTCATTCTTCCCCGCGTAG